One Bemisia tabaci chromosome 7, PGI_BMITA_v3 DNA window includes the following coding sequences:
- the LOC109031562 gene encoding probable maleylacetoacetate isomerase 2 isoform X1 codes for MSGKEVATLYSYWRSSCSYRVRIALNLKGIPYEVKPVNIWKKDEHLTPEYRAINPMQQVPALRIDGRTLIDSISIMHYLEETRPEQPLLPSDPADRAKVREIVSVIASGIQPLQNVGILQLLPEEERVQWAQRVINKGFTALEKLLANSAGKYCFGDSISIADCCLIPQVYNARRFKVEVETYPAIARIDKDLLSHPAFKDAHPDNQPDAVKDAK; via the exons ATGTCCGGGAAAGAGGTG GCTACTCTGTATTCATATTGGAGAAGTTCCTGCTCTTACAGGGTTCGAATTG CCCTGAACCTCAAAGGGATTCCGTACGAGGTGAAACCGGTCAACATTTGGAAGAAAGATGAGCATCTGACCCCGGAATATCGCGCGATAAATCCCATGCAACAAGTGCCTGCTCTCCGGATAGACGGTCGCACGTTGATCGATTCC ATCAGTATCATGCACTATTTAGAGGAAACAAGACCAGAGCAACCACTTTTGCCTTCAGATCCCGCAGATAGAGCAAAG GTTCGTGAAATCGTTAGTGTGATTGCAAGCGGTATTCAGCCATTGCAAAACGTTGGAATCCTTCAACTATTACCCGAGGAAGAAAGAGTGCAGTGGGCTCAACGAGTCATTAATAAAGGTTTTACAG CTTTAGAAAAACTCCTAGCCAATTCTGCAGGGAAGTACTGCTTCGGAGATAGCATTTCAATCGCTGACTGCTGTTTAATTCCTCAAGTCTACAATGCTCGCAG GTTTAAAGTGGAGGTAGAGACATATCCAGCGATCGCAAGAATTGACAAGGATCTCCTCAGTCACCCAGCGTTCAAAGACGCCCACCCTGACAACCAGCCTGACGCTGTCAAAGATGCTAAATAA
- the LOC109031562 gene encoding probable maleylacetoacetate isomerase 2 isoform X2 produces MATLYSYWRSSCSYRVRIALNLKGIPYEVKPVNIWKKDEHLTPEYRAINPMQQVPALRIDGRTLIDSISIMHYLEETRPEQPLLPSDPADRAKVREIVSVIASGIQPLQNVGILQLLPEEERVQWAQRVINKGFTALEKLLANSAGKYCFGDSISIADCCLIPQVYNARRFKVEVETYPAIARIDKDLLSHPAFKDAHPDNQPDAVKDAK; encoded by the exons ATG GCTACTCTGTATTCATATTGGAGAAGTTCCTGCTCTTACAGGGTTCGAATTG CCCTGAACCTCAAAGGGATTCCGTACGAGGTGAAACCGGTCAACATTTGGAAGAAAGATGAGCATCTGACCCCGGAATATCGCGCGATAAATCCCATGCAACAAGTGCCTGCTCTCCGGATAGACGGTCGCACGTTGATCGATTCC ATCAGTATCATGCACTATTTAGAGGAAACAAGACCAGAGCAACCACTTTTGCCTTCAGATCCCGCAGATAGAGCAAAG GTTCGTGAAATCGTTAGTGTGATTGCAAGCGGTATTCAGCCATTGCAAAACGTTGGAATCCTTCAACTATTACCCGAGGAAGAAAGAGTGCAGTGGGCTCAACGAGTCATTAATAAAGGTTTTACAG CTTTAGAAAAACTCCTAGCCAATTCTGCAGGGAAGTACTGCTTCGGAGATAGCATTTCAATCGCTGACTGCTGTTTAATTCCTCAAGTCTACAATGCTCGCAG GTTTAAAGTGGAGGTAGAGACATATCCAGCGATCGCAAGAATTGACAAGGATCTCCTCAGTCACCCAGCGTTCAAAGACGCCCACCCTGACAACCAGCCTGACGCTGTCAAAGATGCTAAATAA